Proteins encoded together in one Streptomyces sp. B1I3 window:
- a CDS encoding acyl-CoA carboxylase subunit beta: protein MTVLPTALDTTGPEYAAHREAMLAKLAELDAEHARALAGGGEKYVARHRERGKLQARERIELLVDPDTPFLELSPLAAWGSAYTVGASLVTGIGVVEGVECLITANDPTVRGGASNPWTLKKALRANEIAFANRLPCVSLVESGGADLPSQKEIFIPGGALFRDLTRLSAAGVPTVAVVFGNSTAGGAYVPGMSDHTVMIKERSKVFLGGPPLVKMATGEESDDESLGGAGMHARTSGLADHFAVDEHDAIRQARRIVARLNWRKAHPDPGIAEPPKYDEDELAGIVPGDLKTPFDPHEVIARLVDGSDFDAFKPLYGASLVTGWARLHGYPIGILANAQGVLFSEESQKAAQFIQLANQRDIPLLFLHNTTGYMVGKEYEQGGIIKHGAMMINAVSNSRVPHLSVLMGASYGAGHYGMCGRAYDPRFLFAWPSSKSAVMGPQQLAGVLSIVARASSAAKGLPYDDEADAGLRAMVEQQIESESLPVFLSGRLYDDGVIDPRDTRTVLGICLSAIHTAPVEGARGGFGVFRM from the coding sequence ATGACCGTCCTGCCCACCGCACTCGACACCACCGGCCCCGAATACGCCGCCCACCGCGAGGCCATGCTCGCCAAGCTCGCCGAGCTCGACGCCGAGCACGCCAGGGCCCTGGCGGGCGGAGGCGAGAAGTACGTGGCGCGGCACAGGGAGCGCGGCAAGCTGCAGGCCCGGGAGCGGATCGAGCTGCTGGTCGACCCGGACACCCCCTTCCTGGAACTCTCCCCGCTCGCCGCCTGGGGCAGCGCGTACACGGTCGGCGCCTCGCTCGTCACCGGGATCGGCGTCGTGGAGGGGGTGGAGTGCCTGATCACCGCCAACGACCCGACCGTCCGCGGCGGCGCCTCCAACCCCTGGACGCTGAAGAAGGCCCTGCGGGCCAACGAGATCGCCTTCGCCAACCGGCTGCCCTGCGTCAGCCTCGTCGAGTCGGGGGGCGCCGACCTGCCCTCGCAGAAGGAGATCTTCATCCCGGGCGGGGCGCTCTTCCGCGACCTCACCCGGCTGTCGGCGGCCGGCGTCCCGACCGTCGCCGTCGTCTTCGGCAACTCGACCGCCGGCGGGGCGTACGTCCCCGGCATGTCCGACCACACCGTGATGATCAAGGAGCGGTCGAAGGTCTTCCTCGGCGGCCCGCCCCTGGTGAAGATGGCCACCGGTGAGGAGAGCGACGACGAATCCCTCGGCGGCGCCGGGATGCACGCCCGTACGTCCGGGCTCGCCGACCACTTCGCCGTGGACGAGCACGACGCTATCCGGCAGGCCCGGCGGATCGTCGCCCGCCTCAACTGGCGCAAGGCGCACCCCGACCCGGGGATCGCCGAACCACCGAAGTACGACGAGGACGAACTGGCCGGGATCGTCCCGGGCGACCTCAAGACCCCCTTCGACCCGCACGAGGTCATCGCCCGGCTCGTCGACGGATCGGACTTCGACGCGTTCAAGCCGCTCTACGGGGCCAGCCTGGTCACGGGGTGGGCCCGCCTGCACGGCTACCCGATCGGCATCCTCGCCAACGCGCAGGGCGTGCTGTTCAGCGAGGAGTCGCAGAAGGCCGCGCAGTTCATCCAGCTCGCGAACCAGCGGGACATCCCGCTCCTCTTCCTCCACAACACCACCGGCTACATGGTCGGCAAGGAGTACGAACAGGGCGGCATCATCAAGCACGGCGCCATGATGATCAACGCGGTGTCGAACTCCCGGGTCCCGCACCTGTCCGTGCTGATGGGCGCCTCCTACGGCGCCGGGCACTACGGCATGTGCGGTCGCGCCTACGACCCCCGCTTCCTCTTCGCCTGGCCCAGCAGCAAGTCCGCCGTCATGGGTCCCCAGCAGCTCGCCGGCGTCCTGTCGATCGTCGCCCGGGCGTCCTCCGCCGCGAAGGGCCTGCCCTACGACGACGAGGCCGACGCGGGCCTGCGCGCCATGGTGGAGCAGCAGATCGAGTCCGAGTCCCTGCCCGTGTTCCTGTCGGGGCGGTTGTACGACGACGGGGTCATCGACCCGCGTGACACCCGGACCGTCCTCGGGATCTGCCTGTCCGCGATCCACACCGCACCGGTCGAGGGCGCCCGCGGCGGCTTCGGCGTCTTCCGGATGTGA
- a CDS encoding 4-coumarate--CoA ligase family protein yields MFRSEYADVPALATPIHEAVLGRAAADFGDTPALIDATNGTSVTYTQLDTFHRRIAAALAEAGLRKGDVLALHSPNTIAYPPVFYGATRAGATVTTIHPLATPEEFAKQLGDSAARWIVTVSPLLEVARRAAELAGGVREIFVCDRAEGHTSVLDMLGSTAPEPDVTIDPAEDIAALPYSSGTTGVPKGVMLTHRSIGTNLEQLRPFVPIGQGDRILAVLPFFHIYGLTALMNAPLRYGATVVVLPRFDLAQFLEAIQTHRISGLYVAPPIVLALAKHPLVGEYDLSSLRYIVSAAAPLDAELAAACSARLGLPPVRQAYGMTELSPGTHVVPLDEPNPPPGTVGKLLPSTEMRIVSLVDPGADVGTGTEGEILIRGPQVMKGYLGRPDATADMIDGDGWVHTGDVGRVDADGWLYVVDRVKELIKYKGYQVAPAELEALLLGNDAIADAAVIGVLDDTGNEVPKAFVVRSPQTPDLTEDEVMAYVAERAAPYKKVRRVEFVDAVPRATSGKILRRELRDREKQR; encoded by the coding sequence GTGTTCCGCAGCGAGTACGCAGATGTCCCGGCCCTGGCAACACCCATCCACGAAGCCGTCCTCGGGAGGGCCGCCGCCGACTTCGGTGACACCCCCGCCCTGATCGACGCGACGAACGGCACGAGCGTCACCTACACCCAGCTCGACACCTTCCACCGCCGCATCGCCGCCGCCCTCGCCGAAGCGGGGCTGCGCAAGGGTGACGTACTCGCCCTGCACAGCCCCAACACGATCGCCTACCCACCGGTCTTCTACGGGGCGACGCGGGCGGGCGCCACCGTCACCACCATCCACCCCCTCGCCACCCCCGAGGAGTTCGCCAAGCAGCTGGGGGACTCCGCCGCCCGCTGGATCGTCACCGTCTCCCCGCTCCTGGAGGTCGCCCGCCGCGCGGCCGAACTGGCCGGCGGCGTCCGGGAGATCTTCGTCTGCGACCGGGCTGAGGGTCACACCTCCGTCCTGGACATGCTGGGCTCGACCGCCCCCGAACCCGACGTCACGATCGACCCCGCCGAGGACATCGCCGCCCTGCCCTACTCCTCGGGCACCACCGGCGTCCCCAAGGGCGTCATGCTCACCCACCGCTCCATCGGCACGAACCTGGAGCAGTTGCGCCCCTTCGTCCCCATCGGCCAGGGCGACCGCATCCTCGCCGTGCTCCCCTTCTTCCACATCTACGGGCTGACCGCCCTGATGAACGCCCCGCTCCGCTACGGCGCCACCGTCGTGGTGCTGCCCCGCTTCGACCTCGCGCAGTTCCTCGAAGCGATCCAGACCCACCGGATCAGCGGCCTGTACGTGGCGCCGCCGATCGTCCTCGCCCTCGCCAAGCACCCCCTGGTCGGTGAGTACGACCTCTCCTCGCTCCGCTACATCGTCAGCGCCGCCGCCCCGCTGGACGCCGAGCTCGCCGCCGCCTGCTCGGCGCGCCTGGGCCTGCCACCCGTACGGCAGGCGTACGGGATGACGGAACTCTCGCCCGGCACGCACGTCGTGCCGCTCGACGAGCCGAACCCGCCGCCCGGCACCGTCGGCAAGCTCCTGCCCAGCACCGAGATGCGCATCGTCTCGCTGGTGGACCCGGGCGCGGACGTCGGCACCGGCACCGAGGGCGAGATCCTCATCCGGGGCCCCCAGGTGATGAAGGGCTACCTCGGCCGCCCCGACGCCACCGCCGACATGATCGACGGCGACGGCTGGGTCCACACCGGCGACGTCGGGCGCGTCGACGCCGACGGCTGGCTGTACGTCGTCGACCGGGTGAAGGAGCTCATCAAGTACAAGGGCTACCAGGTCGCCCCCGCCGAGCTCGAAGCCCTGCTCCTGGGCAACGACGCCATCGCGGACGCGGCCGTCATCGGCGTCCTCGACGACACAGGCAACGAGGTCCCGAAGGCCTTCGTGGTCCGCTCCCCGCAGACCCCGGACCTCACCGAGGACGAGGTGATGGCGTACGTCGCCGAGCGCGCCGCCCCGTACAAGAAGGTCAGACGGGTCGAGTTCGTGGACGCCGTCCCGCGGGCGACCTCGGGCAAGATCCTGCGGCGGGAACTGCGCGACCGGGAGAAGCAGCGATGA
- a CDS encoding enoyl-CoA hydratase family protein, which produces MTLVHRADDRGVAALTLDSPANRNALSAPLVEELDDALAGCAADPAVRAVLLTHTGNTFCAGADLTAPPDPHALVGLMRRIVALPKPVVARVTGHVRAGGLGLLGACDISAAGPEATFALTESRLGLAPAVISLPLLPRLDPRAAARYYLTGERFDAAEAVRIGLVSLAAASAGSADDVDKALVPVLDGLRRASPQGLAASKELVTATVLETFDRHAEDLIARSAALFASDEAREGMTAFLERRDPAWLV; this is translated from the coding sequence ATGACCCTCGTCCACCGGGCCGACGACCGGGGCGTCGCCGCCCTCACCCTCGACTCCCCGGCCAACCGCAACGCCCTCTCGGCGCCGCTCGTCGAGGAGCTGGACGACGCGCTGGCCGGCTGCGCGGCCGACCCGGCCGTACGGGCGGTCCTCCTCACCCACACCGGCAACACGTTCTGCGCCGGAGCCGACCTCACCGCACCGCCCGACCCGCACGCCCTCGTCGGGCTCATGCGCCGCATCGTGGCGCTGCCCAAGCCGGTCGTGGCCCGGGTCACCGGGCACGTCCGGGCGGGCGGCCTCGGGCTGCTCGGCGCCTGTGACATCTCGGCAGCCGGCCCGGAGGCGACCTTCGCCCTCACCGAATCGCGCCTCGGCCTCGCCCCCGCCGTCATCTCGCTGCCCCTGCTGCCCCGCCTGGACCCCCGAGCCGCCGCCCGCTACTACCTCACCGGAGAACGCTTCGACGCCGCGGAGGCCGTCCGCATCGGCCTCGTCTCCCTGGCCGCCGCGTCCGCCGGCTCCGCCGATGATGTGGACAAGGCGCTCGTACCGGTACTGGACGGGTTGCGCAGGGCCTCACCCCAGGGGCTGGCCGCGTCGAAGGAGCTGGTCACGGCTACTGTGCTGGAGACTTTCGACCGGCACGCCGAAGACCTCATCGCCCGCTCGGCAGCACTCTTCGCCTCCGACGAGGCCAGGGAGGGGATGACGGCCTTCCTGGAACGACGGGATCCCGCATGGCTGGTGTGA
- a CDS encoding acyl-CoA dehydrogenase family protein produces MSTVLETEEHKALRAAVAALGKRYGRDYITALAREGGHPRELWAEAGKLGYLGVNLPARYGGGGAGIAELSIVLEELGAAGSPLLMMVVSPAICGTVIARYGTEAQKRAWLPGLSDGTLTMSFGITEPDAGSNSHRITTTARRDGGGWVLTGRKVFISGVDVSDATLVVGRTEDARSGSLKPCLFIVPRETPGFTRTPIDMELQAAEKQFELVLDDVRLPADALVGDEDAGLLQLFAGLNPERIMTAAFGIGMGRYALGRAVEYAGTRQVWKAPIGAHQAIAHPLAVAHIELELARLMMQKAAALYDSGDDAGAGEAANMAKYAAGEACVKAVDQAVHTLGGNGLTREYGLASLITASRVARIAPVSREMILNYVSHRTLGLPKSY; encoded by the coding sequence ATGAGCACCGTCCTCGAAACCGAAGAGCACAAGGCCCTCCGCGCCGCCGTGGCCGCGCTCGGCAAGCGGTACGGCCGGGACTACATCACCGCCCTGGCCCGCGAGGGCGGACACCCCCGGGAGCTGTGGGCGGAGGCCGGCAAGCTCGGCTACCTCGGGGTCAACCTCCCCGCCCGGTACGGCGGCGGGGGCGCCGGCATCGCCGAACTCTCCATCGTCCTGGAAGAGCTCGGCGCGGCCGGCAGCCCCCTGCTCATGATGGTCGTCTCCCCGGCGATCTGCGGCACGGTCATCGCCCGTTACGGCACCGAGGCCCAGAAGCGGGCGTGGCTGCCCGGACTCTCCGACGGGACCCTGACCATGTCCTTCGGCATCACCGAACCCGACGCGGGCTCCAACTCGCACCGCATCACCACCACCGCCCGCCGCGACGGCGGGGGCTGGGTCCTCACCGGCCGCAAGGTCTTCATCTCCGGCGTCGACGTCTCCGACGCCACCCTCGTCGTCGGCCGCACCGAGGACGCCCGCTCGGGCAGCCTCAAGCCCTGCCTCTTCATCGTGCCGCGCGAGACCCCCGGCTTCACGCGCACCCCCATCGACATGGAACTGCAGGCTGCCGAGAAGCAGTTCGAGCTGGTCCTCGACGACGTACGGCTCCCCGCCGACGCCCTCGTCGGTGACGAGGACGCGGGCCTGCTGCAGCTCTTCGCCGGACTGAACCCGGAACGCATCATGACCGCGGCGTTCGGCATCGGGATGGGCCGGTACGCGCTCGGCAGGGCCGTCGAGTACGCGGGCACCCGCCAGGTGTGGAAGGCCCCCATCGGCGCACACCAGGCCATCGCGCACCCGCTCGCCGTCGCCCACATCGAGCTGGAGCTGGCCCGGCTCATGATGCAGAAGGCGGCCGCCCTCTACGACAGCGGCGACGACGCCGGCGCCGGCGAAGCCGCCAACATGGCCAAGTACGCGGCCGGCGAGGCCTGTGTGAAGGCCGTCGACCAGGCCGTCCACACCCTCGGCGGCAACGGGCTCACCCGCGAGTACGGCCTCGCCTCCCTGATCACGGCCTCGCGTGTCGCGCGCATCGCTCCCGTCAGCCGGGAAATGATCCTCAACTACGTCTCCCACCGGACCCTCGGCCTGCCGAAGTCCTACTGA
- a CDS encoding biotin carboxylase N-terminal domain-containing protein produces the protein MIRTLLVANRGEIACRIFRTCRELGISTVAVYSDADAGALHVREADTAVRLPGAAAGDTYLRGDLVVAAALAAGADAVHPGYGFLSENAGFARAVRDAGLVWVGPPVEAVELMASKTRAKELMAAADVPLLAPVDPAGATAEDLPLLLKASAGGGGRGMRIVRDLGELPGELTAAVAEATAAFGDGEVFAEPYVERGRHVEVQVMADAQGTVWALGTRDCSLQRRHQKVIEEAPAPGLGDALRQELHDAAVAAARAVGYRGAGTVEFLVSAEGRPYFLEMNTRLQVEHPVTEAVSGLDLVALQLRVAEGEPLPAPAPPPLRGHAVEARLYAEDPARDWQPQTGALLTLDVPEGPGLRLDTGYTGGDTVGVHYDPMLAKVIAHAPTRAEAVRLLARALERARIHGPVTNRDLLVRSLRHPDFAAARLDTGFYDRHLATLTAPVREDDRRLAATAAALASASAPTRFGAWRNLPSQHQTKRYRVEPDGAEHEIAYRTGRDGPAPVTGERVTTAGPGRVGLESGGVTRHFTITPHGDRVHVDGARGSYTFTVLPRFTDPTARTEPGSLLAPMPGTVVRLADGLAPGAAVEAGQPLIWLEAMKMEHRILAPAAGMLTALHAAPGLQVEVGTLLAVVQDAPVRQEETKP, from the coding sequence ATGATTCGTACGCTCCTGGTGGCCAACCGGGGCGAGATCGCCTGCCGGATCTTCCGCACCTGCCGCGAGCTGGGCATCTCCACCGTCGCCGTGTACTCCGACGCGGACGCCGGCGCCCTGCACGTGCGGGAGGCCGACACCGCCGTACGCCTCCCGGGGGCGGCGGCCGGTGACACCTACCTGCGCGGCGACCTGGTGGTGGCCGCCGCCCTCGCGGCGGGCGCCGACGCCGTGCACCCCGGGTACGGCTTCCTCTCCGAGAACGCCGGGTTCGCCCGCGCCGTGCGGGACGCGGGGCTCGTCTGGGTGGGCCCACCGGTCGAGGCCGTCGAGCTGATGGCGTCCAAGACCCGCGCCAAGGAGCTGATGGCCGCCGCGGACGTACCGCTCCTGGCCCCCGTCGACCCGGCGGGCGCCACCGCCGAGGACCTGCCGCTGCTGCTCAAGGCGTCGGCCGGCGGGGGCGGGCGCGGGATGCGGATCGTCCGGGACCTCGGCGAGCTGCCCGGGGAGCTGACGGCGGCGGTCGCCGAGGCCACCGCCGCCTTCGGGGACGGCGAGGTCTTCGCCGAGCCGTACGTCGAACGCGGCCGGCACGTCGAGGTCCAGGTCATGGCGGACGCCCAGGGCACGGTGTGGGCGCTCGGCACCCGCGACTGCTCGCTCCAGCGCCGCCACCAGAAGGTCATCGAGGAGGCTCCCGCCCCCGGCCTCGGCGACGCGCTCCGGCAGGAACTGCACGACGCCGCCGTCGCCGCCGCCCGGGCCGTGGGCTACCGGGGCGCGGGGACCGTCGAGTTCCTCGTGTCGGCCGAAGGACGCCCGTACTTCCTGGAGATGAACACCCGGCTCCAGGTCGAGCACCCGGTCACGGAGGCGGTGTCCGGGCTCGACCTCGTGGCCCTGCAACTGCGCGTCGCGGAGGGGGAGCCGCTGCCCGCCCCCGCACCCCCGCCGCTCCGCGGCCACGCGGTCGAGGCAAGGCTCTACGCCGAGGACCCCGCCCGTGACTGGCAGCCGCAGACCGGAGCACTGCTCACCCTGGACGTACCGGAGGGGCCCGGCCTGCGCCTCGACACCGGGTACACCGGCGGCGACACGGTCGGGGTGCACTACGACCCGATGCTCGCCAAGGTCATCGCCCACGCACCCACCCGCGCCGAAGCCGTACGCCTCCTCGCCCGCGCCCTGGAACGCGCCCGCATCCACGGGCCGGTCACCAACCGCGACCTGCTCGTCCGGTCCCTGCGCCACCCGGACTTCGCGGCGGCGCGCCTGGACACCGGTTTCTACGACCGGCACCTGGCCACGCTCACCGCCCCCGTCCGCGAGGACGACCGCCGCCTCGCCGCCACGGCCGCCGCCCTCGCCTCCGCCTCGGCCCCCACCCGCTTCGGTGCCTGGCGCAACCTGCCCTCGCAGCACCAGACCAAGCGCTACCGCGTCGAACCCGACGGGGCCGAACACGAGATCGCCTACCGCACCGGCCGGGACGGCCCGGCACCCGTCACCGGCGAACGGGTCACCACCGCCGGGCCCGGCCGCGTCGGCCTTGAATCGGGCGGCGTCACACGGCACTTCACGATCACCCCGCACGGCGACCGCGTCCACGTCGACGGCGCCCGCGGCTCGTACACCTTCACCGTCCTGCCGCGCTTCACGGACCCCACCGCGCGCACCGAACCCGGCTCCCTGCTCGCACCCATGCCCGGCACCGTCGTCCGCCTCGCGGACGGGCTCGCGCCGGGTGCGGCCGTCGAGGCCGGGCAGCCCCTGATCTGGCTGGAGGCGATGAAGATGGAGCACCGCATCCTCGCCCCCGCCGCCGGCATGCTCACCGCGCTCCACGCCGCACCCGGTCTCCAGGTGGAGGTCGGCACCCTGCTCGCCGTCGTACAGGACGCCCCCGTGCGCCAGGAGGAGACGAAACCATGA
- a CDS encoding acyclic terpene utilization AtuA family protein yields MTRPLRIGNASGFYGDRFDAVREMLTGGPLDVLTGDYLAELTMLILGRSRLKDTNRGYASTFLRQLEENLHLAHDRGVKIVTNAGGLNPAGLADAVRQLAGKLSVPVRVAHVEGDSLPVPDGHLTANAYLGGAGIAACLRAGADIVVTGRVTDAALVTGPAAAHFGWGPGDLDALAGAVVAGHVLECGTQATGGNYAFFGEHDVRRPGFPLAEIHADGSSVVTKHDGTGGVVDLGTVTAQLLYETAGARYAGPDVTARLDTVTLTGAGPDRVRIDGVRGEAPPPTLKTGLNRIGGWRNEVVFVLTGLDIEAKARLVRDQFADALARTERPPADVRWELARTDRPDAPTEETGSALLRLVVRDQDAEAVGRAVSGAAVELALGSYPGFHVTAPPGKGAPYGVFEAGRVPAEEVEHAAVLPDGRRETVPPAGRYRELEAVEEPPLPEPLPAGPTRTVPLGRVAGARSGDKGGDANVGVWVRTDEAWRWLAHELTVARLRELLPETAGLTVVRHVLPNLRALNFVVHGLLGEGVAAQARFDPQAKAVGEWLRSRHLPVPVALLDPPEVTP; encoded by the coding sequence GTGACCCGGCCGCTCCGTATCGGCAACGCCTCCGGCTTCTACGGCGACCGCTTCGACGCCGTACGCGAGATGCTCACCGGCGGCCCCCTCGACGTCCTGACCGGGGACTACCTCGCCGAACTCACCATGCTGATCCTGGGCCGCAGCCGGCTCAAGGACACGAACCGCGGATACGCCTCCACCTTCCTGCGGCAACTGGAGGAGAACCTCCACCTCGCGCACGACCGGGGCGTCAAGATCGTCACCAATGCCGGGGGGCTCAATCCGGCCGGACTCGCCGACGCCGTACGGCAGCTGGCCGGCAAGCTGTCCGTGCCCGTGCGCGTCGCCCATGTCGAGGGCGACAGCCTCCCCGTGCCCGACGGTCACCTCACCGCCAACGCCTACCTCGGTGGCGCCGGGATCGCAGCCTGCCTGCGGGCCGGGGCGGACATCGTCGTCACCGGGCGCGTCACCGACGCCGCCCTGGTCACCGGCCCGGCCGCCGCCCACTTCGGCTGGGGGCCCGGTGACCTGGACGCGCTGGCCGGGGCCGTCGTCGCGGGGCATGTGCTCGAGTGCGGCACCCAGGCCACCGGGGGCAACTACGCGTTCTTCGGCGAACACGACGTCCGCCGCCCCGGCTTCCCGCTCGCCGAGATCCACGCGGACGGGTCGAGCGTCGTCACCAAGCACGACGGCACGGGCGGTGTCGTCGACCTCGGCACCGTCACGGCGCAGTTGCTGTACGAGACCGCCGGCGCCCGGTACGCCGGACCCGACGTCACCGCCCGGCTGGACACCGTCACCCTCACCGGGGCCGGGCCCGACCGGGTGCGGATCGACGGCGTACGGGGCGAGGCCCCACCGCCCACGCTGAAGACCGGGCTCAACCGGATCGGCGGCTGGCGCAACGAGGTCGTCTTCGTGCTGACGGGCCTCGACATCGAGGCCAAGGCGCGGCTCGTGCGGGACCAGTTCGCCGACGCCCTCGCCCGCACGGAACGGCCACCCGCCGACGTGCGGTGGGAGCTCGCCCGTACCGACCGGCCGGACGCGCCCACCGAGGAGACGGGCAGCGCCCTGCTCCGGCTCGTCGTCCGCGACCAGGACGCCGAGGCGGTCGGGCGCGCGGTGTCCGGCGCGGCCGTCGAGCTGGCGCTCGGCAGCTACCCGGGCTTCCACGTGACCGCGCCACCGGGAAAGGGCGCTCCGTACGGGGTGTTCGAGGCCGGGCGGGTGCCCGCGGAAGAGGTGGAGCACGCGGCCGTCCTGCCGGACGGGCGGCGGGAGACCGTGCCGCCGGCCGGCCGGTACAGGGAACTGGAGGCGGTCGAGGAGCCCCCGCTCCCCGAGCCGCTGCCCGCCGGACCCACCCGTACCGTCCCGCTCGGCCGCGTCGCCGGCGCCCGCAGCGGCGACAAGGGCGGCGATGCCAACGTGGGCGTATGGGTCCGCACCGACGAGGCCTGGCGGTGGCTGGCGCACGAGCTGACCGTCGCACGCTTACGGGAGCTGCTGCCTGAGACCGCCGGGCTCACCGTCGTACGCCATGTCCTGCCGAACCTGCGGGCGCTCAACTTCGTGGTCCACGGCCTCCTCGGCGAGGGCGTCGCCGCGCAGGCCCGGTTCGACCCCCAGGCCAAGGCGGTGGGGGAGTGGCTGCGCTCCCGGCACCTCCCCGTCCCCGTGGCGCTGCTCGACCCACCGGAGGTGACCCCATGA